The Drosophila sulfurigaster albostrigata strain 15112-1811.04 chromosome 3, ASM2355843v2, whole genome shotgun sequence genomic sequence ACACCTTCAAAGCTTACATAGTGACTTGAATTGAagttcgtgtgtgtgttcatttaTTTCCAAAGTTCACTTCATTCTTTTGtttatcaataattaaaaataatgtctACAAAATGTGAGCGCATCTTGTTTAACATTAAATACTAATGACGTTATCAGTCCGGTTGCGCAGATtcatctttgtttttttttttattattttagaagCTAGTTTTGTGCAAGTTTTCATACTCACTTTGCAGCTTGTCGTTGATAAGGTTGTCGGTCACTCATATATGGTTTCTTATTAGGGCTAAAGAAGGGattgaaagtgaaagtgaatGGCTGAAACTAATTTTCAAATGGGGATTGATGTAAATAGTTTTTGGGGGAATAAAAATTCAATGCATTTCAATAAGCAATGTGGCCAAGACTGGCCTCCAAGATTCGCTTTGCTCTACGGCAAAGCACAATAAACATAACCAGTTTTTCAAAGTTTCCCAGAGTGACAAGAAAACATTGCTAACAATTCTGAGTGCCCGCAGCGACAACGGCAAACCTCTCATTCAGACACATGGAATACTCTTCGAAGATcagacacacaaacatacatatacgatatatatgtatgtgaagtgttatgtgtgtatttaagAAATGAAGCCCTCGACTTGGTCTCTTCAGTGGTTACACCATATTATGAGCTGCTAATGAGTTTTTCGTTGCCCAGGGCGCAATGTGTAAAGATCTTTGTAAGTGAATCATGAAAGTGACTGCAAGTAATTTTCCAAGTTGGCACAAGCAATTattaaacaagaaaaaagtgACACTCTATCATAGGTGACAATTTGCTTGTTTGGTATACAGTCGATAGCTCTATCTATGCCGACTCTTTTATTGTAAATAGGAATGTTAGGAAGGAACTTTAGCAACGAAAAGAATCAAATTGATAAGATTACTTTATTTCACTGCCCGATCGAtggtaattaaaaaatgaacctcgaataaaataatagtagacaaatataaacattttctttgcTGCTTAAGCCTCGTgccattaaaattaacatgaCTCTTGGTCAAAAGTTTTATTGctaaatactgaaataaatgGGTTTTATGAACTTTTTGCGAGTTAACAAAACTTTATATGGTTTAAGCTGCGACAGTGAAAGTTCTCACTTCACCCAATGGTCTTTTTTTATCGCACCTTAATAAAAATCACGACAAAGCAGCCGAAATAAACGCTGTTaccaaaaatttaatgagTATAATTTACTGTGACCACtcgaattttgtttattttagcTAGTGTGCTTATCGGTATTATTTATGTAGCTATttcaaaagcatttttttCGGATTGTTTTGCTCATTGTCTTTAAATAATGTTGTGTTCATTAATGAAATGTAACTGTCTTTTATAATGAGTATACATAAATGAGACTTgctcttaaataaaattaaataaataagtaaatgaaaagaaaaataataataataataatgagaatgagaatgatattaataataataatgacaatgacaatggtaatgataattataatgataataacaatgataatgataatgatgatgataatgataatgataataatagtaataataataataataataataataataataataataataataataataataataataataataataataataataataataataataataataataataataataataataataataataataataataataataataataataataataataataataaataaaattaactgaatagttaattaattaatccaTTCTAAGCTTcaaattatcattaaaatgaatttattttttgagcAATCTCTCAATTATCACTCCTATATTGTATAAGGATATGAATCGCATCAACTAAGTACAATAGTAATAAATCCATACACGTAATGAATccatatacatacgtatacaaATGTAAAATTGATAAgtgttattttcaaatatgaatttgaataaCTGAGTCATAAGTCCTCACTTCCTATTAGCACTAAACTGACAGAATTCACACGAAATCTAATTTCACTAATTCAGAAATCTTAAAGCAAGAGAGTACTATTTAATAGTATGTGTGTACTGAATACATATTCCGCTGGCTGTTGtatactattacattatttatctACCAAGTACGAGTGGAAcggatatatatatacatatatactattttgAAAGTAGCTCCCTTATCTACGAAATTCCGAAACTTCTTTGGTTTCTTGACGCTATTTGTTTTTCGCTTGGTTAtcagtttcaatttgtatttccaTTCGTGAGCATGCTAATATTTGATGTAGAAAAGTATGAAACATTGGAaagcttaattaaatttttctctacgatttgtgaaatatttatcgAGTcgtttgtatatatagtacataatataaatttggaaTTACGATAACAGCAAATAAGTCACCAAATTTCCGTTTATTCGTGCGTCAGAAAATccaaaaacgaacaaaaataaaagcaatttaacAATAGTTTTTTAACGGACTCTACAAAAGCATACAACGATTTGTTGTagcatcgttgttgttgtttattatcgCGTTTGACATGTGTGAAATACCCGTAACAGACACCGGCACTGTGAATCGGAGACGGATATAGACTCAGACAAtgtacacacaacaaaaagtcCGACGGACAGACATCTCTACCcgtgtgtgtacatacatatgtatgtactcaGCTAGCTAGCTAACGgctaatttgttttaatgatGAGAAACCGCTTAAATAAGGAAATCATACAACGAcagaaataacaataacaaaaagcaCATACAATAGAATCAGTCAGTTTCGTGGTCCAGGGGAAGTTCTAGCTTCGGACTGATAAAAGTtgtatagagagagagacgaacTTCATGCTTcattgcaaattcaattaaagtttgCACAAGTCTGACGGTCGAGCTTCATGAATGAACACTGAATGCCTCTGGCTATACATAGCAGAGACTCATATCAGCAgcatcaaattaataaataatatggtTAGCATTATAATAAGTACCTATGATTGccttttgtttaaacaaaacaaaaactagaCTTTTGCTATTcaccattttgaatatatgaTTTTTACAATCGGAAACAGCTCGTGGGATTGAGTGAAGAAGACATAAATAAATCGAGACAACTCGACAACTAATAGAGTTTTGTTTACTATTGACTTTTTGAGGTGTCAAGACCTTCTACcgtattaattaattgttagCTATTACGGGACAagtacttattatttattttttaatttgtttcttctcaaatttatttatgacgCTTTCAAATGTCAGTTCCGCTTCCTAATACGACAAAGTACTaagaacacacacattcacttcattaaatattcacattcacaattaatttattattgttttttattattataattttgcattCGTGCCGCTTTTCGTGTACACAactgtgtacatacatatgtatgtatgtacatacaatataGTTGCTTATTTTCAGGCTTTTTGCGCCGCATTGTTTACTTTGTTTCATTAAAAATCGCTTACTATTGAAATGTACGAGCTTCAAACTGTTCTCCAGCAGTCAAGGTCGTCTATTAAGCGCATCTTGAGAGCtaagtaacaacaataatattgttgaataaattGGGTACTGCCGTGAGAGCAGGTGactctgaatctgaatctgacgCTGATGTTGATCATCAGTTCAAATTAATGGGCACGGCTACAATTACAAGTTTTGCCAGCGAAGATGCCAGCCATTAatcttatatatgtatatattatttctttttttgttagcaGCAGATGAATCATAAAGTAAGCATGcgtatataattttgattcGAACAAAAACCCCTTTCAATTTGccacaaataataaagtaagCAAATACAATCTCAAAGGTGAAGCTAAACGAAGCACAATATTCAGAAACTTCAAATGCGTACTTAGTATAttgaaaaatcttttaaacttatcaaagctttaaaataatatttataaaatttactgtagtaattgattttttaatttttgataatgtaatgtaatgaTAAATTCATagttaaattataattgtatttaatgcGCAAAGTTTCATATTCAGCTCAATTCAGgtattctaaataaataaaaacacattttttcagCTCCTTTATCTTTCAAATATGTGTTTTACGGCCGTTTGGTCAAATCTCGTGCATTTCCCGTTCCAAGTTACGAGTAACTGGAACGTCTAAGAATGTGAAAATACTCACGTTGCCTGACGTAACGAACCCGATAAGAATTCTATGAATTCGTGCTGTCCCATGATCTCATGCTATTGGAATTCCTGTATGATATGCTCAATGCTAAAACAAACTTTAGCTAAATTAATGAATTGTTTCATTAGTCATTTGATAAACATTAAATAGGCTATTCTTCAAAAACTAAGCTTGAAGTTTTTGAACATTGATAAGGATTCCTCTGATAGGCATGAGATTGTGTGTTTAACTCACCATACAATAAGTTATTCTGAAActgattataaataaatgtaaaaccctatttacaattattcaaagtttttaaaataactctaaaatttttacaaattatttaaggATCAAATATTCCTGATCTTACCAAAGTCTTCTCCAAACGTGAATCTTAACAAAGactattataaattttctatatttatttcaagtttgttttgaaatcaataaaataaagtccACAACTTCTTCGTTTCAttcgttgttatttttattaacgtCGCGTTATGCTACAATCaatgaataaacaaatatatggCGCtgatataaatacaattacaatccaataatatttacaacagTAGTTATGCCCACCCATAAACCCATTAGAAACAGTAATTTCGTAGCATTGAGAGCAGGGTTTTACTCGATGTCGAGCACTCAAGATAAGAGTGAGAAAATTATAACACCTCTATTTTTACCATTTAATTCAAACCATTGAATACAAATGTATGACTATGAGTGaatttttcgaaattaaacttgatctgcatataaatattatttaaaaactttataaaatcGAAGATAGATAAATGCTTTTGCAGCATAGCTAAAATTGAAGCTGTTACTTGAAAATTGGAGATGTAAACATATGCAAAATTATCACATTCTATGAATTAGACATTGTGTTAAAATTCTTCATACTTTATTTCGCTCTTTTAATTTTCCTTTTCTACTACGAGCGACGAAATAAAACTTTAAGAGGTGTCGTATAATTTAAGCAGGAGTTTATTATAAtctttattcttttcttttttatttacaaccTGTCTGTTTAGACAATAAgtgtaatattaaattaagagAAATATCAGTTTTTCAATGAGAGCTGctattttttgcatattatacTTAATCGGGAAtgtttaaaaactttatagaTGACTCCAACCAAATAAATTCTTCACACATACCCAATATACCCGCTTTTCCCATTTCAGTGAAAACAGCGTACAATAAGAATATTTACAACCTTTTATTTACCCACAATACTTTATTCAATTGCAGCCATgtcaacacaaaacacaccCAAAATGCCAACGCCCCCCACATTGCCACCGGGCGTCACTAAAACGTGTCACATAGTCAAGCGAACCGATTTCGATGGCTACGGCTTCAATTTGCACTCGGAGAAAGTGAAACCAGGTCAATTCATTGGCAAAGTGGATGCCAACTCACCAGCAGAGGCAGCTGGCCTGAAGGAGGGCGATCGCATTCTGGAAGTCAACGGCGTATCCATTGGCAGCGAGACACACAAACAGGTGGTGGCTCGCATCAAGGCCATTTCGAATGAAGTGCGACTGCTGTTGATCGATGTCGATGGCAAGGCCATTGACATCAAGTCAGACACGACATCTGCATGCGCATctgcatcggcatcggcatccgCATCGCCATCGGCATCACCAGCAGCATCTCCGACTCTgaatggcaacggcagcaatggcaacagtcCACCCAGCTACGAGGGCACAAAGCAAGAGCTTCCAGGCGTTAGtgccaacatcagcagcattAGTGTGGTCAGCACAAAGCGCGTCTCGAATGCAAGCAGCATTCAGAGCGGCAGCACAATGAACGCCAGTGATATGGATGTGGTGGACAGAGCCACGCCCGTGACACCTccggctgttgctgctcccaTCTCAGCTACGCAGAATGGCAACAAATCTCCGTCGGCGGTCatcggcgacaacaacaacctgaTGATGAGCACACCGCCGCCTCCATCGGCCACTGTGGCCAATATGaataacaatggcaacatctacaacagcagcaacagcaacagccacagcagcccAACAAATCCCACCAGCAGCATAACAAATGGTagcacaaatgcaaatggcaatatcagcaacagcaacaacaacaacagcaatgcaaCACCAttgacaacagcaaccaatACGGGAACGAATCGGGCGGGAAGTTTGAATTTACCGCTGACAGTTGCCGAGATGAGAGCCAAATTGGCATCGAAGAAGAAATACGATCCGAAGAACGAAAGCGTTGATCTAAAGAAGAAGTTTGACATCATACAAAAGCTTTGAGAGTCCGTCGTCAGTCTCAAATCCAGATACAAACTAAATTCAATCCCTATATCATGCACATTCCATTGCAATCACCGTACTTGTTATTATTCTACACAAAACTCACAAATCGAGGAAAACCTACTTGAAATGTTGGCTGGGAATTACGCAGTGTccaagaattaaaaaaaaataaattctttttgtttttgtatttcacttCGGCTACGGCaggaaaatataataattttacaaCTATTGTACGCAGCAGAGTCACTTATGAAATAAgcaaacttttaattattttagctTAAACTATATAAATCTTTCCTGGATGAAGATTACAAATATCAGCCGAAGCGAATAGAAACTTACATACGATATAGAGCCATTTAAAGGAGAGTTTAgtgaaatgtaattaaaatggaaaCACCTTGAAAATGTACCATAATGAGCAACcaacaataattatttgcacatttgtttttattattatactttatacaCTAAGATTTTCAGCTGGTTTAATTAAAACTCGTTTAATTTTtagcatacatatgtatatgtacttttcatcttaaataaagtaaacaaaaatatatatatgtttatgttgTGGCACGTGTTTTCTTGTTTACATTATCCAATATcccaaataaatttgcaatcaaGTTAAAAGCCGAACATATTTTTGGTATGCacgcatatatttattacaattggtataaaaaagattattattattactaattattttacaatttgttgagAATTTTACAATGCCTTTAATGTTTGTAATTTGAACTCATCGTTAATAGTTAAACGGCTGGGCAAATAGATCTTAATAACGGCTTAAAGCGGCAGAACTGTGTTTATTTGAATGTACTATAAATATGACGAAATGACGCAAGCCAAATAGccttaacaaaaatatattttaactttaaagaGTCCGATATGAAGTTCCAGtgaaaacagcaacaatctCCTGTGCATACCAAGTACAAATCAGCTTAAAATCTAATTACGAACGCTAAATTGAAgtagtataaaaaatataactaacGTAATGCTTTATATAATCATTTAGTGGTACAACCTTAAAACAGGtgatattatttacaattgttatactcgctacccatagggaaGCTAGAGCCTAGATAGATTTTTGGAACACAATGATAACTATGATTTATGATTCCTTAAAATTTGCGATCAGAAATTATTTAAGGAATACTTTTGAACGGCAAAAATCgctcttcggtatattttaagactaATACCGGGCTGCtttgctcttattcaaaatgcacactcgactttctCACTTAATTCgcaactttcttacttttctCTTGAAAAACTACTGTTGCTGCAAATTACACAGCGCCGCGGCCACAATTAACATCTCATTTAGGTAGCCCAATAAAGACGTTTGCTTCAGGGCACCATGATCTAACATTTTGAACTCTCTTAATGCATCTACAGTCCGTCGCATCTGAGTGCGGCAAGCGGGCTCGTTGACACGCAGCGTCGGCAATTGAATGTTTGTTGCACGTGTTGAGGTCAAAGCTCCATCTGACACACACAAAGATTTTATGTTAGCCATTTGGCCTTCTAACCGTTGTTCATTGTATTTGCTAACAACTTTCTTTGCTTCCTCCTGTACATCATATTCGGTTTCCGAATCGTTTTCTCTGCTCTTTGGTCTCGATGTGCTATTCGTCCGTCTAACAGATTTTCCTGGCTCCGCACATAGGGTAAGATATGTCGGTATTATGTCTTTGAAATTGCTGCTCTCAAACAGTTGCAGATCATCACAATCACCACGAAATGCATCGGACACATAGCTTATGATACCTGCAAAACAGTTCATTAATAAAAGTATGTTCAGCGGACGAATCACTCACCATTGGTATTGAGGCAGAGAATAAACTTGTAACTGGAGCAACCAAAATTAAGGGTTTCACACACATCCGTCTCTACACATTCAATGAGCGATCTAACGTGCAATAAATTAGATCTGTAAGCCAAAGGCATGTGTTTCAATCGCTCCGAGTAATGCTTAGCATCTGGCCAACAGATGAGCGGACGCAGGCAACGCGCCAGCCTAAGAATAGTCCGTTTAAATGTTTCTTTGACCACAAGTTCACTAAGATCGAAAAGTTCGGCAAGTAACGGGAATGGCTCATTGAGACGCATCTTCCTTAGAGTAATGCAGCAATCGAGATGAGTTAAATTCCCGAATTTGCATATGATACGTTTAAAGAGAGGCAAATGCTCGCTGGTCACGCCAAGGTGGAGAGTAGATGCCATATCAATAGCTCCCAAAGTCATACTACGCATGGTGCGTTGTGGAACTTCTCGGTTAAGGAATACAGCTTGGCGCACAGCGGATGCGACAGccggtgctgctgctggagtaCTAGCTGCTATACT encodes the following:
- the LOC133840811 gene encoding Na(+)/H(+) exchange regulatory cofactor NHE-RF1; amino-acid sequence: MSTQNTPKMPTPPTLPPGVTKTCHIVKRTDFDGYGFNLHSEKVKPGQFIGKVDANSPAEAAGLKEGDRILEVNGVSIGSETHKQVVARIKAISNEVRLLLIDVDGKAIDIKSDTTSACASASASASASPSASPAASPTLNGNGSNGNSPPSYEGTKQELPGVSANISSISVVSTKRVSNASSIQSGSTMNASDMDVVDRATPVTPPAVAAPISATQNGNKSPSAVIGDNNNLMMSTPPPPSATVANMNNNGNIYNSSNSNSHSSPTNPTSSITNGSTNANGNISNSNNNNSNATPLTTATNTGTNRAGSLNLPLTVAEMRAKLASKKKYDPKNESVDLKKKFDIIQKL
- the LOC133840810 gene encoding uncharacterized protein LOC133840810 isoform X2; the protein is MSLTIVKYRRTPEGIVPITPSVVLRPKMQVQPQQIIKLAGNKIAIGKLPAGAIIKPSMKRNAITTTSGTPLLKTPKFVLQSASYGVTPTSVSWQTSTPAADIKKEALGDAISSLPPNTIIKATTRPSLASSSNASATGYVNAPSIAASTPAAAPAVASAVRQAVFLNREVPQRTMRSMTLGAIDMASTLHLGVTSEHLPLFKRIICKFGNLTHLDCCITLRKMRLNEPFPLLAELFDLSELVVKETFKRTILRLARCLRPLICWPDAKHYSERLKHMPLAYRSNLLHVRSLIECVETDVCETLNFGCSSYKFILCLNTNGIISYVSDAFRGDCDDLQLFESSNFKDIIPTYLTLCAEPGKSVRRTNSTSRPKSRENDSETEYDVQEEAKKVVSKYNEQRLEGQMANIKSLCVSDGALTSTRATNIQLPTLRVNEPACRTQMRRTVDALREFKMLDHGALKQTSLLGYLNEMLIVAAALCNLQQQ
- the LOC133840810 gene encoding uncharacterized protein LOC133840810 isoform X1 translates to MSLTIVKYRRTPEGIVPITPSVVLRPKMQVQPQQIIKKLAGNKIAIGKLPAGAIIKPSMKRNAITTTSGTPLLKTPKFVLQSASYGVTPTSVSWQTSTPAADIKKEALGDAISSLPPNTIIKATTRPSLASSSNASATGYVNAPSIAASTPAAAPAVASAVRQAVFLNREVPQRTMRSMTLGAIDMASTLHLGVTSEHLPLFKRIICKFGNLTHLDCCITLRKMRLNEPFPLLAELFDLSELVVKETFKRTILRLARCLRPLICWPDAKHYSERLKHMPLAYRSNLLHVRSLIECVETDVCETLNFGCSSYKFILCLNTNGIISYVSDAFRGDCDDLQLFESSNFKDIIPTYLTLCAEPGKSVRRTNSTSRPKSRENDSETEYDVQEEAKKVVSKYNEQRLEGQMANIKSLCVSDGALTSTRATNIQLPTLRVNEPACRTQMRRTVDALREFKMLDHGALKQTSLLGYLNEMLIVAAALCNLQQQ
- the LOC133840810 gene encoding uncharacterized protein LOC133840810 isoform X3 → MKRNAITTTSGTPLLKTPKFVLQSASYGVTPTSVSWQTSTPAADIKKEALGDAISSLPPNTIIKATTRPSLASSSNASATGYVNAPSIAASTPAAAPAVASAVRQAVFLNREVPQRTMRSMTLGAIDMASTLHLGVTSEHLPLFKRIICKFGNLTHLDCCITLRKMRLNEPFPLLAELFDLSELVVKETFKRTILRLARCLRPLICWPDAKHYSERLKHMPLAYRSNLLHVRSLIECVETDVCETLNFGCSSYKFILCLNTNGIISYVSDAFRGDCDDLQLFESSNFKDIIPTYLTLCAEPGKSVRRTNSTSRPKSRENDSETEYDVQEEAKKVVSKYNEQRLEGQMANIKSLCVSDGALTSTRATNIQLPTLRVNEPACRTQMRRTVDALREFKMLDHGALKQTSLLGYLNEMLIVAAALCNLQQQ